The following coding sequences are from one Triticum dicoccoides isolate Atlit2015 ecotype Zavitan chromosome 4A, WEW_v2.0, whole genome shotgun sequence window:
- the LOC119286663 gene encoding mitochondrial import receptor subunit TOM5 homolog — MASAPVEKLKSLWNSQVMDEEQWAVNYRVLKAAGIFTGSIFLMRTFGDMMVV, encoded by the exons ATGGCGTCTGCGCCGGTGGAGAAGCTCAAGAGCCTGTGGAACTCCCAGGTCATGGACGAGGAGCAGTGGGCGGTCAACTAT AGAGTGCTAAAGGCTGCGGGGATATTTACTGGATCCATCTTTTTGATGCGCACCTTTGGTGACATGATGGTAGTTTAA